A genomic segment from Equus przewalskii isolate Varuska chromosome X, EquPr2, whole genome shotgun sequence encodes:
- the HDAC6 gene encoding histone deacetylase 6 isoform X1, whose product MEKKTSGTRGATGRREFGGGSQGRSLRKGLRSNVVRGEASPTMTSTGQDSTTTRQRRSRHNPHSPPHDSSVASKRSVKKGATLRSSPNLAEVKKKGRMKKLSQAADQDLIMGLQGLDLNLEAKTLSGTGLVFDEQLNEFHCLWDDSFPEGPERLHAIKEQLIQEGLLDRCVSFQARFAEKEELMLVHSLEYIDLMETTQYMNERELRILADTYDSVYLHPNSYTCACLASGSVLRLVDAVLGAEIRNGMAIIRPPGHHAQHSLMDGYCMFNHVAVAARYAQQKHEIQRILIVDWDVHHGQGTQFTFDQDPSVLYFSIHRYEQGRFWPHLKASDWSTIGFGQGRGYTINVPWNQVGMRDADYIAAFLHILLPVALEFQPQLVLVAAGFDALQGDPKGEMAATPAGFAHLTHLLMGLAGGKLILSLEGGYNLRSLAEGVSASLHTLLGDPCPMLESPGAPCLSAKASLSCTLEALEPFWEVLVRSVETMEEDIVEGDNVEEKEEGPWQPPALPILTWPVLQARTGLVYDQRMMGHYNLWDSHHPEMPQRVSRIMRRLEELHLAERCLTLPARPATDAELLTCHSAEYVGRLRATEKMKTRELHREGANFDSIYICPSTFACAQLATGAVCRLVEAVLAGEVLNGIAVVRPPGHHAEQDAACGFCFFNSVAVAARHAQAISGHALRILIVDWDVHHGNGTQHIFEEDPSVLYISLHRYDHGTFFPLGDEGASSQMGQAAGTGFTVNVTWNGPRMGDADYLAAWHRLVLPIAYEFNPELVLVSAGFDAARGDPLGGCQVSPEGYAHLTHLLMGLANGHIILILEGGYNLTSISESMAACTRSLLGDPPPLLTLTRPPLAGALASITETIQVHRRYWRSLQITKVEDKEGPSSSLLITKKAPQPANPGSAKEMITPEGNILDAGRGKATSVSSVEESTAGQTKSETAVVELTQDKSLEAATEEATLDQTTSETATGEATLDQTTSEIATGEAKLDQATSETAMGGATLDQTTLGATPGVTTLDQTTSEAVRGAELIQVPPASSTDNQTPPASPVEGDPPHISPSKLIGNLRTLELDNEAQEAPESQSPEEERLLGEATGGQDMDDLVLMQSFGDNADTDQAMFYAVTPLPWCPHLVAVSPVPDTGLDVTQPCQDCGALQENWVCLSCHQVYCGRYINAHMLQHHEGSGHPLVLSYVDLSTWCYYCQAYVHHQALLDAKNVAHQNKFGEGMPHSH is encoded by the exons ATGGAAAAGAAGACCTCGGGCACCCGCGGCGCCACAGGTCGCCGGGAATTTGGCGGCGGGAGCCAAGGGCGGAGTTTGAGAAAGGGGCTGCGCTCA AACGTCGTCAGGGGTGAAGCCTCCCCGACCATGACCTCTACCGGCCAGGATTCCACCACAACCAGGCAGCGAAGGAGTAGGCACAACCCCCACTCCCCCCCCCACGACTCCAGCGTCGCCTCG AAGAGGAGTGTTAAGAAGGGTGCCACACTCCGCTCCAGCCCTAATCTAGCGGAGgtaaagaagaaaggcagaatgAAGAAGCTCAGCCAAGCAGCCGACCAAGACCTAATCATGGGGCTGCAAGGGCTG GATCTGAACCTTGAGGCCAAGACGCTGTCTGGCACTGGCTTGGTGTTTGATGAGCAGCTAAATGAATTTCATTGCCTCTGGGATGACAG CTTCCCTGAAGGCCCTGAGCGGCTCCATGCCATCAAGGAGCAGCTGATCCAGGAGGGCCTCTTGGACCGCTGTGTGTCCTTTCAG GCCCGGTTCGCCGAAAAGGAGGAGCTGATGTTGGTTCACAG CCTAGAATATATTGATCTGATGGAGACGACCCAATACATGAATGAAAGGGAACTCCGCATCCTAGCAGACACCTATGACTCAGTTTATCTGCATCCG AACTCATACACCTGTGCCTGCCTGGCCTCAGGCTCTGTCCTCAGGCTGGTGGATGCTGTCCTGGGGGCCGAGATCCGGAATGGCATGGCCATCATCAG GCCTCCTGGACACCATGCCCAGCACAGTCTTATGGATGGGTATTGCATGTTCAACCATGTGGCCGTGGCTGCCCGCTACGCTCAACAGAAGCATGAAATTCAGAG GATCCTTATCGTGGATTGGGATGTACACCATGGTCAAGGAACACAGTTCACCTTTGACCAGGACCCCAG CGTCCTCTATTTCTCCATCCACCGCTATGAGCAGGGTCGGTTCTGGCCCCACCTTAAGGCCTCTGACTGGTCCACCATAGGTTTTGGCCAAGGCCGGGGATACACCATCAATGTGCCTTGGAACCAG GTGGGCATGCGAGATGCCGACTACATTGCTGCTTTCCTGCACATCCTGCTGCCAGTCGCCCTGGAG TTCCAGCCACAGCTAGTCCTGGTGGCTGCTGGATTTGATGCCCTCCAAGGGGACCCCAAG GGTGAGATGGCTGCCACTCCAGCAGGGTTCGCCCACCTGACCCACCTGCTCATGGGTCTGGCAGGAGGCAAGCTGATCCTGTCTCTGGAG GGTGGCTACAACCTCCGCTCTCTGGCTGAGGGTGTCAGCGCCTCGCTCCACACCCTTCTGGGAGATCCTTGCCCCATGCTGGAATCCCCTGGTGCCCCCTGCCTGAG tGCCAAGGCATCACTCTCCTGCACTCTGGAAGCCCTGGAGCCCTTCTGGGAGGTCCTTGTGAGATCAG TTGAGACCATGGAGGAGGACATTGTGGAGGGGGACAAcgtggaggagaaagaggagggaccATGGCAGCCCCCTGCACTCCCAATCCTGACGTGGCCTGTGCTGCAGGCTCGCACCGGGCTGGTCTATGACCAGCGGATGATGGGTCACTACAACTTGTGGGACAG CCATCACCCCGAGATGCCTCAGCGTGTCTCACGGATCATGCGCCGTCTGGAGGAGCTGCACCTTGCCGAGCGCTGCCTTACCCTGCCCGCACGTCCCGCCACAGATGCTGAGCTTCTTACCTGCCACAG TGCTGAATATGTGGGTCGTCTACGGGCCACGGAGAAGATGAAAACCCGGGAGCTGCACCGTGAGGGCGCCAACTTTGACTCCATCTACATCTGCCCCAGCACCTTCGCCTGCGCGCAGCTGGCCACTGGCGCTGTGTGCCGCCTGGTGGAGGCTGTGCTGGCGGGAGAG GTTTTGAATGGTATTGCTGTGGTGCGTCCCCCGGGACACCACGCAGAGCAGGATGCCGCTTGTGGTTTCTGCTTTTTCAACTCTGTAGCTGTGGCTGCTCGCCATGCCCAGGCCATCAGTGGGCATGCGCTGCG gaTCCTGATCGTAGACTGGGACGTCCATCACGGTAATGGAACTCAGCACATATTTGAGGAGGACCCCAG CGTGCTGTACATTTCCCTGCACCGCTATGATCACGGTACCTTCTTCCCCCTGGGGGATGAGGGCGCCAGCAGCCAGATGGGCCAGGCTGCAGGCACAGGCTTCACTGTCAATGTGACCTGGAACGGGCCCCGCATGGGTGACGCTGACTACCTGGCTGCCTGGCATCGCCTGGTGCTTCCCATTGCCTATGAG TTTAACCCAGAACTGGTGCTAGTCTCAGCTGGCTTTGACGCTGCACGGGGTGACCCACTGGGTGGTTGCCAGGTGTCGCCTGAGGGCTATGCCCACCTTACCCACCTGCTGATGGGCCTTGCCAATGGCCACATTATCCTAATCCTAGAG GGTGGCTATAATCTGACATCCATCTCAGAGTCCATGGCCGCTTGCACCCGCTCCCTCCTTGGGGACCCACCACCTCTGCTGACCCTGACACGGCCCCCACTAGCAGGGGCCCTGGCCTCCATCACTGAGACCATCCAAGTCCATCGCAGATACTGGCGCAGCTTGCAGATCACAA AGGTCGAAGACAAGGAGGGACcatccagttctttgttgatcaCCAAGAAGGCACCCCAACCAGCCAATCCTGGGTCAGCCAAGGAGATGATCACACCAGAAGGGAACATTCTGGATGCAGGCAGGGGGAAGGCCACCTCAGTATCATCTGTAGAAGAGTCTACTGCAGGCCAGACTAAGTCAGAGACAGCTGTGGTGGAGCTCACTCAGGACAAGTCCTTGGAGGCAGCCACAGAGGAAGCCACGCTGGACCAGACCACCTCAGAGACAGCCACAGGGGAAGCCACGCTGGACCAGACCACCTCAGAGATAGCCACGGGGGAAGCCAAGCTAGACCAGGCCACCTCAGAGACAGCCATGGGGGGAGCCACGCTGGACCAGACCACCTTGGGGGCAACCCCAGGAGTAACCACGCTGGATCAGACCACCTCAGAGGCTGTCAGGGGAGCTGAGCTGATCCAAGTCCCTCCAGCCTCAAGCACTGACAACCAGACTCCCCCAGCCTCACCTGTGGAAGGAGACCCACCCCACATATCCCCTAGTAAGCTGATTGGGAATCTCAGGACCTTGGAACTAGACAACGAGGCTCAG GAGGCACCAGAATCTCAGAGCCCTGAAGAGGAGAGACTACTAGGAGAGGCAACTGGAGGTCAAGACATGGATGATTTAGTGCTGATGCAGAGCTTTGGGGACAATGCTGACACTGACCAG GCCATGTTTTATGCCGTGACACCACTGCCCTGGTGTCCTCATTTGGTGGCAGTAAGCCCCGTACCTGACACAGGCCTGGACGTGACCCAACCTTGTCAGGACTGTGGAGCACTCCAGGAGAACTGGGTGTGTCTGTCTTGCCATCAG GTCTACTGTGGTCGTTACATCAATGCCCATATGCTCCAACACCATGAAGGCTCAGGACACCCTCTGGTCCTCAGCTACGTCGACCTGTCTACCTGGTGTTACTACTGTCAGGCTTATGTCCACCACCAG GCTCTCCTAGATGCGAAGAACGTCGCCCACCAGAACAAGTTTGGGGAGGGCATGCCCCACTCACACTAA
- the HDAC6 gene encoding histone deacetylase 6 isoform X4 translates to MEKKTSGTRGATGRREFGGGSQGRSLRKGLRSNVVRGEASPTMTSTGQDSTTTRQRRSRHNPHSPPHDSSVASDLNLEAKTLSGTGLVFDEQLNEFHCLWDDSFPEGPERLHAIKEQLIQEGLLDRCVSFQARFAEKEELMLVHSLEYIDLMETTQYMNERELRILADTYDSVYLHPNSYTCACLASGSVLRLVDAVLGAEIRNGMAIIRPPGHHAQHSLMDGYCMFNHVAVAARYAQQKHEIQRILIVDWDVHHGQGTQFTFDQDPSVLYFSIHRYEQGRFWPHLKASDWSTIGFGQGRGYTINVPWNQVGMRDADYIAAFLHILLPVALEFQPQLVLVAAGFDALQGDPKGEMAATPAGFAHLTHLLMGLAGGKLILSLEGGYNLRSLAEGVSASLHTLLGDPCPMLESPGAPCLSAKASLSCTLEALEPFWEVLVRSVETMEEDIVEGDNVEEKEEGPWQPPALPILTWPVLQARTGLVYDQRMMGHYNLWDSHHPEMPQRVSRIMRRLEELHLAERCLTLPARPATDAELLTCHSAEYVGRLRATEKMKTRELHREGANFDSIYICPSTFACAQLATGAVCRLVEAVLAGEVLNGIAVVRPPGHHAEQDAACGFCFFNSVAVAARHAQAISGHALRILIVDWDVHHGNGTQHIFEEDPSVLYISLHRYDHGTFFPLGDEGASSQMGQAAGTGFTVNVTWNGPRMGDADYLAAWHRLVLPIAYEFNPELVLVSAGFDAARGDPLGGCQVSPEGYAHLTHLLMGLANGHIILILEGGYNLTSISESMAACTRSLLGDPPPLLTLTRPPLAGALASITETIQVHRRYWRSLQITKVEDKEGPSSSLLITKKAPQPANPGSAKEMITPEGNILDAGRGKATSVSSVEESTAGQTKSETAVVELTQDKSLEAATEEATLDQTTSETATGEATLDQTTSEIATGEAKLDQATSETAMGGATLDQTTLGATPGVTTLDQTTSEAVRGAELIQVPPASSTDNQTPPASPVEGDPPHISPSKLIGNLRTLELDNEAQEAPESQSPEEERLLGEATGGQDMDDLVLMQSFGDNADTDQAMFYAVTPLPWCPHLVAVSPVPDTGLDVTQPCQDCGALQENWVCLSCHQVYCGRYINAHMLQHHEGSGHPLVLSYVDLSTWCYYCQAYVHHQALLDAKNVAHQNKFGEGMPHSH, encoded by the exons ATGGAAAAGAAGACCTCGGGCACCCGCGGCGCCACAGGTCGCCGGGAATTTGGCGGCGGGAGCCAAGGGCGGAGTTTGAGAAAGGGGCTGCGCTCA AACGTCGTCAGGGGTGAAGCCTCCCCGACCATGACCTCTACCGGCCAGGATTCCACCACAACCAGGCAGCGAAGGAGTAGGCACAACCCCCACTCCCCCCCCCACGACTCCAGCGTCGCCTCG GATCTGAACCTTGAGGCCAAGACGCTGTCTGGCACTGGCTTGGTGTTTGATGAGCAGCTAAATGAATTTCATTGCCTCTGGGATGACAG CTTCCCTGAAGGCCCTGAGCGGCTCCATGCCATCAAGGAGCAGCTGATCCAGGAGGGCCTCTTGGACCGCTGTGTGTCCTTTCAG GCCCGGTTCGCCGAAAAGGAGGAGCTGATGTTGGTTCACAG CCTAGAATATATTGATCTGATGGAGACGACCCAATACATGAATGAAAGGGAACTCCGCATCCTAGCAGACACCTATGACTCAGTTTATCTGCATCCG AACTCATACACCTGTGCCTGCCTGGCCTCAGGCTCTGTCCTCAGGCTGGTGGATGCTGTCCTGGGGGCCGAGATCCGGAATGGCATGGCCATCATCAG GCCTCCTGGACACCATGCCCAGCACAGTCTTATGGATGGGTATTGCATGTTCAACCATGTGGCCGTGGCTGCCCGCTACGCTCAACAGAAGCATGAAATTCAGAG GATCCTTATCGTGGATTGGGATGTACACCATGGTCAAGGAACACAGTTCACCTTTGACCAGGACCCCAG CGTCCTCTATTTCTCCATCCACCGCTATGAGCAGGGTCGGTTCTGGCCCCACCTTAAGGCCTCTGACTGGTCCACCATAGGTTTTGGCCAAGGCCGGGGATACACCATCAATGTGCCTTGGAACCAG GTGGGCATGCGAGATGCCGACTACATTGCTGCTTTCCTGCACATCCTGCTGCCAGTCGCCCTGGAG TTCCAGCCACAGCTAGTCCTGGTGGCTGCTGGATTTGATGCCCTCCAAGGGGACCCCAAG GGTGAGATGGCTGCCACTCCAGCAGGGTTCGCCCACCTGACCCACCTGCTCATGGGTCTGGCAGGAGGCAAGCTGATCCTGTCTCTGGAG GGTGGCTACAACCTCCGCTCTCTGGCTGAGGGTGTCAGCGCCTCGCTCCACACCCTTCTGGGAGATCCTTGCCCCATGCTGGAATCCCCTGGTGCCCCCTGCCTGAG tGCCAAGGCATCACTCTCCTGCACTCTGGAAGCCCTGGAGCCCTTCTGGGAGGTCCTTGTGAGATCAG TTGAGACCATGGAGGAGGACATTGTGGAGGGGGACAAcgtggaggagaaagaggagggaccATGGCAGCCCCCTGCACTCCCAATCCTGACGTGGCCTGTGCTGCAGGCTCGCACCGGGCTGGTCTATGACCAGCGGATGATGGGTCACTACAACTTGTGGGACAG CCATCACCCCGAGATGCCTCAGCGTGTCTCACGGATCATGCGCCGTCTGGAGGAGCTGCACCTTGCCGAGCGCTGCCTTACCCTGCCCGCACGTCCCGCCACAGATGCTGAGCTTCTTACCTGCCACAG TGCTGAATATGTGGGTCGTCTACGGGCCACGGAGAAGATGAAAACCCGGGAGCTGCACCGTGAGGGCGCCAACTTTGACTCCATCTACATCTGCCCCAGCACCTTCGCCTGCGCGCAGCTGGCCACTGGCGCTGTGTGCCGCCTGGTGGAGGCTGTGCTGGCGGGAGAG GTTTTGAATGGTATTGCTGTGGTGCGTCCCCCGGGACACCACGCAGAGCAGGATGCCGCTTGTGGTTTCTGCTTTTTCAACTCTGTAGCTGTGGCTGCTCGCCATGCCCAGGCCATCAGTGGGCATGCGCTGCG gaTCCTGATCGTAGACTGGGACGTCCATCACGGTAATGGAACTCAGCACATATTTGAGGAGGACCCCAG CGTGCTGTACATTTCCCTGCACCGCTATGATCACGGTACCTTCTTCCCCCTGGGGGATGAGGGCGCCAGCAGCCAGATGGGCCAGGCTGCAGGCACAGGCTTCACTGTCAATGTGACCTGGAACGGGCCCCGCATGGGTGACGCTGACTACCTGGCTGCCTGGCATCGCCTGGTGCTTCCCATTGCCTATGAG TTTAACCCAGAACTGGTGCTAGTCTCAGCTGGCTTTGACGCTGCACGGGGTGACCCACTGGGTGGTTGCCAGGTGTCGCCTGAGGGCTATGCCCACCTTACCCACCTGCTGATGGGCCTTGCCAATGGCCACATTATCCTAATCCTAGAG GGTGGCTATAATCTGACATCCATCTCAGAGTCCATGGCCGCTTGCACCCGCTCCCTCCTTGGGGACCCACCACCTCTGCTGACCCTGACACGGCCCCCACTAGCAGGGGCCCTGGCCTCCATCACTGAGACCATCCAAGTCCATCGCAGATACTGGCGCAGCTTGCAGATCACAA AGGTCGAAGACAAGGAGGGACcatccagttctttgttgatcaCCAAGAAGGCACCCCAACCAGCCAATCCTGGGTCAGCCAAGGAGATGATCACACCAGAAGGGAACATTCTGGATGCAGGCAGGGGGAAGGCCACCTCAGTATCATCTGTAGAAGAGTCTACTGCAGGCCAGACTAAGTCAGAGACAGCTGTGGTGGAGCTCACTCAGGACAAGTCCTTGGAGGCAGCCACAGAGGAAGCCACGCTGGACCAGACCACCTCAGAGACAGCCACAGGGGAAGCCACGCTGGACCAGACCACCTCAGAGATAGCCACGGGGGAAGCCAAGCTAGACCAGGCCACCTCAGAGACAGCCATGGGGGGAGCCACGCTGGACCAGACCACCTTGGGGGCAACCCCAGGAGTAACCACGCTGGATCAGACCACCTCAGAGGCTGTCAGGGGAGCTGAGCTGATCCAAGTCCCTCCAGCCTCAAGCACTGACAACCAGACTCCCCCAGCCTCACCTGTGGAAGGAGACCCACCCCACATATCCCCTAGTAAGCTGATTGGGAATCTCAGGACCTTGGAACTAGACAACGAGGCTCAG GAGGCACCAGAATCTCAGAGCCCTGAAGAGGAGAGACTACTAGGAGAGGCAACTGGAGGTCAAGACATGGATGATTTAGTGCTGATGCAGAGCTTTGGGGACAATGCTGACACTGACCAG GCCATGTTTTATGCCGTGACACCACTGCCCTGGTGTCCTCATTTGGTGGCAGTAAGCCCCGTACCTGACACAGGCCTGGACGTGACCCAACCTTGTCAGGACTGTGGAGCACTCCAGGAGAACTGGGTGTGTCTGTCTTGCCATCAG GTCTACTGTGGTCGTTACATCAATGCCCATATGCTCCAACACCATGAAGGCTCAGGACACCCTCTGGTCCTCAGCTACGTCGACCTGTCTACCTGGTGTTACTACTGTCAGGCTTATGTCCACCACCAG GCTCTCCTAGATGCGAAGAACGTCGCCCACCAGAACAAGTTTGGGGAGGGCATGCCCCACTCACACTAA
- the HDAC6 gene encoding histone deacetylase 6 isoform X10: MEKKTSGTRGATGRREFGGGSQGRSLRKGLRSNVVRGEASPTMTSTGQDSTTTRQRRSRHNPHSPPHDSSVASKRSVKKGATLRSSPNLAEDLNLEAKTLSGTGLVFDEQLNEFHCLWDDSFPEGPERLHAIKEQLIQEGLLDRCVSFQARFAEKEELMLVHSLEYIDLMETTQYMNERELRILADTYDSVYLHPNSYTCACLASGSVLRLVDAVLGAEIRNGMAIIRPPGHHAQHSLMDGYCMFNHVAVAARYAQQKHEIQRILIVDWDVHHGQGTQFTFDQDPSVLYFSIHRYEQGRFWPHLKASDWSTIGFGQGRGYTINVPWNQVGMRDADYIAAFLHILLPVALEFQPQLVLVAAGFDALQGDPKGEMAATPAGFAHLTHLLMGLAGGKLILSLEGGYNLRSLAEGVSASLHTLLGDPCPMLESPGAPCLSAKASLSCTLEALEPFWEVLVRSVETMEEDIVEGDNVEEKEEGPWQPPALPILTWPVLQARTGLVYDQRMMGHYNLWDSHHPEMPQRVSRIMRRLEELHLAERCLTLPARPATDAELLTCHSAEYVGRLRATEKMKTRELHREGANFDSIYICPSTFACAQLATGAVCRLVEAVLAGEVLNGIAVVRPPGHHAEQDAACGFCFFNSVAVAARHAQAISGHALRILIVDWDVHHGNGTQHIFEEDPSVLYISLHRYDHGTFFPLGDEGASSQMGQAAGTGFTVNVTWNGPRMGDADYLAAWHRLVLPIAYEFNPELVLVSAGFDAARGDPLGGCQVSPEGYAHLTHLLMGLANGHIILILEGGYNLTSISESMAACTRSLLGDPPPLLTLTRPPLAGALASITETIQVHRRYWRSLQITKVEDKEGPSSSLLITKKAPQPANPGSAKEMITPEGNILDAGRGKATSVSSVEESTAGQTKSETAVVELTQDKSLEAATEEATLDQTTSETATGEATLDQTTSEIATGEAKLDQATSETAMGGATLDQTTLGATPGVTTLDQTTSEAVRGAELIQVPPASSTDNQTPPASPVEGDPPHISPSKLIGNLRTLELDNEAQEAPESQSPEEERLLGEATGGQDMDDLVLMQSFGDNADTDQALLDAKNVAHQNKFGEGMPHSH; this comes from the exons ATGGAAAAGAAGACCTCGGGCACCCGCGGCGCCACAGGTCGCCGGGAATTTGGCGGCGGGAGCCAAGGGCGGAGTTTGAGAAAGGGGCTGCGCTCA AACGTCGTCAGGGGTGAAGCCTCCCCGACCATGACCTCTACCGGCCAGGATTCCACCACAACCAGGCAGCGAAGGAGTAGGCACAACCCCCACTCCCCCCCCCACGACTCCAGCGTCGCCTCG AAGAGGAGTGTTAAGAAGGGTGCCACACTCCGCTCCAGCCCTAATCTAGCGGAG GATCTGAACCTTGAGGCCAAGACGCTGTCTGGCACTGGCTTGGTGTTTGATGAGCAGCTAAATGAATTTCATTGCCTCTGGGATGACAG CTTCCCTGAAGGCCCTGAGCGGCTCCATGCCATCAAGGAGCAGCTGATCCAGGAGGGCCTCTTGGACCGCTGTGTGTCCTTTCAG GCCCGGTTCGCCGAAAAGGAGGAGCTGATGTTGGTTCACAG CCTAGAATATATTGATCTGATGGAGACGACCCAATACATGAATGAAAGGGAACTCCGCATCCTAGCAGACACCTATGACTCAGTTTATCTGCATCCG AACTCATACACCTGTGCCTGCCTGGCCTCAGGCTCTGTCCTCAGGCTGGTGGATGCTGTCCTGGGGGCCGAGATCCGGAATGGCATGGCCATCATCAG GCCTCCTGGACACCATGCCCAGCACAGTCTTATGGATGGGTATTGCATGTTCAACCATGTGGCCGTGGCTGCCCGCTACGCTCAACAGAAGCATGAAATTCAGAG GATCCTTATCGTGGATTGGGATGTACACCATGGTCAAGGAACACAGTTCACCTTTGACCAGGACCCCAG CGTCCTCTATTTCTCCATCCACCGCTATGAGCAGGGTCGGTTCTGGCCCCACCTTAAGGCCTCTGACTGGTCCACCATAGGTTTTGGCCAAGGCCGGGGATACACCATCAATGTGCCTTGGAACCAG GTGGGCATGCGAGATGCCGACTACATTGCTGCTTTCCTGCACATCCTGCTGCCAGTCGCCCTGGAG TTCCAGCCACAGCTAGTCCTGGTGGCTGCTGGATTTGATGCCCTCCAAGGGGACCCCAAG GGTGAGATGGCTGCCACTCCAGCAGGGTTCGCCCACCTGACCCACCTGCTCATGGGTCTGGCAGGAGGCAAGCTGATCCTGTCTCTGGAG GGTGGCTACAACCTCCGCTCTCTGGCTGAGGGTGTCAGCGCCTCGCTCCACACCCTTCTGGGAGATCCTTGCCCCATGCTGGAATCCCCTGGTGCCCCCTGCCTGAG tGCCAAGGCATCACTCTCCTGCACTCTGGAAGCCCTGGAGCCCTTCTGGGAGGTCCTTGTGAGATCAG TTGAGACCATGGAGGAGGACATTGTGGAGGGGGACAAcgtggaggagaaagaggagggaccATGGCAGCCCCCTGCACTCCCAATCCTGACGTGGCCTGTGCTGCAGGCTCGCACCGGGCTGGTCTATGACCAGCGGATGATGGGTCACTACAACTTGTGGGACAG CCATCACCCCGAGATGCCTCAGCGTGTCTCACGGATCATGCGCCGTCTGGAGGAGCTGCACCTTGCCGAGCGCTGCCTTACCCTGCCCGCACGTCCCGCCACAGATGCTGAGCTTCTTACCTGCCACAG TGCTGAATATGTGGGTCGTCTACGGGCCACGGAGAAGATGAAAACCCGGGAGCTGCACCGTGAGGGCGCCAACTTTGACTCCATCTACATCTGCCCCAGCACCTTCGCCTGCGCGCAGCTGGCCACTGGCGCTGTGTGCCGCCTGGTGGAGGCTGTGCTGGCGGGAGAG GTTTTGAATGGTATTGCTGTGGTGCGTCCCCCGGGACACCACGCAGAGCAGGATGCCGCTTGTGGTTTCTGCTTTTTCAACTCTGTAGCTGTGGCTGCTCGCCATGCCCAGGCCATCAGTGGGCATGCGCTGCG gaTCCTGATCGTAGACTGGGACGTCCATCACGGTAATGGAACTCAGCACATATTTGAGGAGGACCCCAG CGTGCTGTACATTTCCCTGCACCGCTATGATCACGGTACCTTCTTCCCCCTGGGGGATGAGGGCGCCAGCAGCCAGATGGGCCAGGCTGCAGGCACAGGCTTCACTGTCAATGTGACCTGGAACGGGCCCCGCATGGGTGACGCTGACTACCTGGCTGCCTGGCATCGCCTGGTGCTTCCCATTGCCTATGAG TTTAACCCAGAACTGGTGCTAGTCTCAGCTGGCTTTGACGCTGCACGGGGTGACCCACTGGGTGGTTGCCAGGTGTCGCCTGAGGGCTATGCCCACCTTACCCACCTGCTGATGGGCCTTGCCAATGGCCACATTATCCTAATCCTAGAG GGTGGCTATAATCTGACATCCATCTCAGAGTCCATGGCCGCTTGCACCCGCTCCCTCCTTGGGGACCCACCACCTCTGCTGACCCTGACACGGCCCCCACTAGCAGGGGCCCTGGCCTCCATCACTGAGACCATCCAAGTCCATCGCAGATACTGGCGCAGCTTGCAGATCACAA AGGTCGAAGACAAGGAGGGACcatccagttctttgttgatcaCCAAGAAGGCACCCCAACCAGCCAATCCTGGGTCAGCCAAGGAGATGATCACACCAGAAGGGAACATTCTGGATGCAGGCAGGGGGAAGGCCACCTCAGTATCATCTGTAGAAGAGTCTACTGCAGGCCAGACTAAGTCAGAGACAGCTGTGGTGGAGCTCACTCAGGACAAGTCCTTGGAGGCAGCCACAGAGGAAGCCACGCTGGACCAGACCACCTCAGAGACAGCCACAGGGGAAGCCACGCTGGACCAGACCACCTCAGAGATAGCCACGGGGGAAGCCAAGCTAGACCAGGCCACCTCAGAGACAGCCATGGGGGGAGCCACGCTGGACCAGACCACCTTGGGGGCAACCCCAGGAGTAACCACGCTGGATCAGACCACCTCAGAGGCTGTCAGGGGAGCTGAGCTGATCCAAGTCCCTCCAGCCTCAAGCACTGACAACCAGACTCCCCCAGCCTCACCTGTGGAAGGAGACCCACCCCACATATCCCCTAGTAAGCTGATTGGGAATCTCAGGACCTTGGAACTAGACAACGAGGCTCAG GAGGCACCAGAATCTCAGAGCCCTGAAGAGGAGAGACTACTAGGAGAGGCAACTGGAGGTCAAGACATGGATGATTTAGTGCTGATGCAGAGCTTTGGGGACAATGCTGACACTGACCAG GCTCTCCTAGATGCGAAGAACGTCGCCCACCAGAACAAGTTTGGGGAGGGCATGCCCCACTCACACTAA